In the genome of Bacillus sp. S3, one region contains:
- the mglA gene encoding galactose/methyl galactoside ABC transporter ATP-binding protein MglA, with translation MSEASATNLLEMQHITKRFPGVIALNSVSLKVKAGTVHALMGENGAGKSTLMKCLFGIYSMDEGKILFEGKEVAFANSKQALENGVSMVHQELNQVRQRNVMDNIWLGRYPKKGVFIDEKKMYEDTKAIFKGLDINIDPRSKVSTLSVSEMQMVEIAKAVSYGSKIIVMDEPTSSLTENEVNHLFTIIRKLQSDHVAIIYISHKMEEILKISDEVTIMRDGQYIATKSAKELTTDEIIKLMVGRDLSQRFPEKINKPGEMILKVSDLTAETQPSFSDVNFKLRQGEILGIAGLVGSKRTEVLESIFGMRSLKSGTIELNGKVVKNHSPQHAIKNGFALVTEERRSTGIFPELSISFNSIISNIEQYRKGPFLSDSKVKEDTQWVIDSMKVKTPTQKTSIGSLSGGNQQKVIIGRWLLTKPDILLLDEPTRGIDVGAKFEIYQLINQLAASGKGIIMISSEMPELLGVTDRILVMSNGKAAGIVETSSTSQEEIMRLAALY, from the coding sequence ATGTCTGAGGCTAGTGCAACCAATTTACTTGAAATGCAGCATATAACGAAACGGTTTCCCGGCGTGATTGCCCTAAATAGTGTTTCACTCAAAGTGAAAGCGGGAACCGTACATGCCTTAATGGGTGAAAACGGGGCAGGTAAATCAACGTTAATGAAATGCTTGTTTGGGATTTATTCGATGGATGAAGGCAAAATTCTTTTTGAAGGAAAAGAAGTAGCATTTGCTAATTCCAAGCAGGCGCTTGAAAACGGTGTTTCCATGGTGCACCAGGAATTGAACCAGGTGCGGCAGCGCAATGTTATGGATAATATTTGGCTCGGCCGTTATCCGAAAAAAGGCGTCTTCATTGATGAGAAGAAAATGTATGAGGACACAAAGGCGATTTTTAAAGGACTTGATATCAATATTGACCCGCGCAGCAAAGTGAGCACCTTATCCGTTTCGGAGATGCAGATGGTGGAAATTGCCAAGGCAGTCTCGTACGGTTCAAAAATTATCGTCATGGATGAACCAACATCATCCCTGACAGAGAATGAAGTGAACCATCTCTTTACCATCATTCGCAAGCTCCAGAGTGATCATGTTGCGATTATCTATATTTCACACAAAATGGAAGAAATTTTGAAGATTTCTGATGAAGTAACCATCATGAGGGACGGTCAATATATTGCGACGAAAAGTGCGAAGGAATTAACGACTGATGAAATCATTAAGCTGATGGTTGGCCGTGATTTGTCACAGCGTTTTCCGGAAAAAATCAATAAACCGGGGGAAATGATTTTGAAAGTCTCTGATTTAACAGCAGAGACACAGCCTTCATTTTCCGATGTAAACTTCAAGCTGAGGCAGGGAGAAATTTTAGGAATTGCCGGCCTCGTGGGTTCCAAGCGGACAGAAGTGCTGGAGTCGATTTTTGGCATGAGATCGTTGAAATCCGGGACGATCGAATTGAATGGGAAAGTGGTCAAGAATCATTCACCGCAGCATGCCATCAAAAATGGCTTTGCCTTAGTAACGGAAGAAAGAAGGTCCACAGGTATTTTTCCAGAATTAAGCATCAGCTTTAACTCGATCATTTCCAACATTGAACAATACCGTAAAGGTCCGTTCTTATCAGATAGTAAGGTGAAGGAAGACACGCAGTGGGTTATTGACTCCATGAAGGTGAAAACACCAACCCAAAAAACATCCATCGGTAGCCTTTCAGGCGGAAACCAGCAGAAGGTGATTATCGGCCGCTGGCTGTTGACGAAACCGGATATTTTATTGCTGGATGAACCAACACGGGGAATTGATGTAGGAGCAAAGTTTGAAATCTATCAACTTATTAACCAATTAGCAGCGTCCGGAAAAGGGATTATCATGATCTCTTCCGAAATGCCGGAGCTTTTAGGGGTGACAGATAGAATTTTAGTTATGAGTAATGGAAAAGCAGCTGGAATCGTAGAGACGTCTTCTACCTCTCAAGAAGAAATTATGCGATTAGCAGCGTTGTATTAG
- the mglC gene encoding galactose/methyl galactoside ABC transporter permease MglC, whose protein sequence is MNTEASKKANVSKWLVDNVIYVVLVLLVVGIVIASPDFLSMTNLINILAQSSSRIIIALGVAGILITAGTDLSAGRMVGLAAVISASMLQAGDYAYKMYPNLPELPLFVPIIIAMAATGLIAALNGVVVSKFHVPPFIATLGMMIGVYGLTSIYFDRPPYGAQPIGGLSEKFTTFAQRGIKVGSYEFPYLILYAIIVSLIIWVIWNKTQLGKNMYAIGGNPEAAKVSGVNVAKNLIIIYTIAGLLYGLTGTLEAGRVGSATNNTGNMYELDAIAACVVGGVSLSGGIGTVPGVVTGVLIFQVINYGLAFLGVSPYIQFIVKGLIIIVAVAFDMRKHAKKK, encoded by the coding sequence ATGAACACGGAGGCTTCAAAAAAAGCGAATGTATCTAAATGGCTTGTTGATAATGTTATATATGTAGTGTTAGTCCTTCTTGTTGTAGGGATTGTCATTGCTTCACCGGACTTCTTGTCGATGACCAACTTAATCAATATTTTGGCACAATCCTCATCAAGGATCATCATCGCACTTGGGGTTGCCGGTATCTTAATTACTGCAGGTACGGACTTGTCAGCAGGACGAATGGTCGGTCTTGCCGCTGTTATTTCGGCATCGATGCTCCAGGCTGGGGATTATGCCTATAAAATGTATCCTAACCTGCCTGAATTACCGCTGTTTGTACCGATTATAATTGCGATGGCAGCAACTGGTCTAATTGCTGCATTAAACGGTGTAGTCGTTTCGAAATTTCATGTGCCGCCGTTTATCGCAACACTCGGTATGATGATTGGGGTATACGGACTAACTTCGATTTACTTTGACCGTCCGCCATATGGCGCCCAGCCAATCGGGGGTTTAAGTGAAAAGTTTACCACTTTTGCCCAGCGTGGAATTAAAGTAGGGTCATATGAATTCCCCTATCTCATTTTGTATGCCATTATTGTCTCTCTCATTATTTGGGTAATTTGGAATAAAACTCAGCTTGGTAAAAATATGTACGCGATTGGCGGCAACCCGGAAGCCGCTAAGGTTTCCGGTGTTAACGTCGCCAAAAATCTGATTATCATCTATACGATTGCCGGTCTTCTTTATGGCTTAACAGGTACATTGGAGGCAGGCCGTGTCGGAAGTGCGACGAACAACACTGGTAACATGTACGAACTCGATGCCATTGCAGCCTGCGTTGTTGGCGGCGTATCCCTTTCCGGCGGGATTGGAACCGTTCCTGGCGTTGTCACAGGGGTATTAATTTTCCAAGTCATTAACTATGGCCTCGCATTCCTCGGCGTAAGCCCATATATCCAATTCATCGTAAAAGGCTTAATTATCATCGTTGCAGTGGCCTTCGACATGCGCAAACACGCTAAGAAAAAATAG
- a CDS encoding anti-sigma factor: MEDKCENLSLYIIGELSVHEMAQFEHHLKTCKHCRKEVNSLKETWQMLSYDVEEMDVPESLKAEVMDFIFQENGTASLVQVKAANHQSTSPVVEVERKEHHFLDRLKGVLERHFSALSAGITAVLLAGVIGLYWSNLQLKENITALENKTGSQMQIVRTFDLKGMNSAAAASGNAYLLQESSDSVLVIELSKLPSTKDEEVYQVWLLKNGHRQSAGTLKPDLNGKGIITSRLPKDLSFDDIGITLEPNPNNTQPQGQKVIGTS, encoded by the coding sequence ATGGAAGATAAGTGCGAAAACCTGTCTTTATATATTATTGGTGAACTGTCAGTCCATGAAATGGCACAATTCGAACACCATCTAAAAACATGTAAACACTGCCGGAAAGAAGTAAATTCTTTAAAGGAGACATGGCAGATGCTTTCTTATGATGTCGAAGAAATGGATGTCCCAGAATCACTAAAAGCGGAGGTCATGGATTTTATTTTTCAAGAAAATGGGACAGCATCACTAGTTCAAGTGAAGGCAGCTAATCATCAGTCAACTTCACCTGTTGTTGAAGTCGAACGAAAAGAGCACCATTTTCTTGATAGGTTAAAAGGAGTTCTAGAAAGGCACTTTTCAGCTTTATCTGCGGGTATTACAGCAGTTTTACTAGCAGGAGTGATTGGGCTTTACTGGAGTAACCTTCAATTGAAGGAAAACATAACCGCATTGGAAAACAAAACTGGTTCTCAGATGCAAATTGTCCGGACATTTGACTTAAAGGGGATGAATTCAGCTGCTGCGGCAAGCGGAAACGCCTACCTTCTTCAAGAAAGCAGTGACAGCGTACTTGTTATAGAGTTATCTAAGCTCCCAAGTACAAAAGATGAGGAAGTATATCAAGTATGGCTCTTAAAGAATGGCCATCGGCAAAGTGCTGGCACCCTAAAACCTGACCTAAATGGTAAAGGCATAATCACCAGCCGTCTGCCAAAAGACCTCTCTTTTGATGACATCGGAATCACGCTAGAGCCCAATCCAAACAACACACAGCCCCAAGGCCAAAAAGTCATCGGGACATCCTAA
- a CDS encoding RNA polymerase sigma factor produces the protein MKSKTDEELIALIIQKHRPALEELYDRYVKLVYSFSFKLTKGDREKTKEIVQQVFLRIWTVKRPYNPLQGKFVNWLLTITRNIAIDSIRKEQKQPGSVQLEPNEWGQMEDQETESVPLQVSKSLLKQQIQEAKQHLSEPQQRLINLLYWEGYSLSEIAKMEQKPLGTIKSRLHQTLKILRKYFSKETGGVQHGR, from the coding sequence GTGAAATCAAAAACGGACGAGGAACTGATTGCATTAATTATCCAAAAACATCGACCGGCGCTTGAAGAACTGTATGATCGATATGTAAAGCTCGTCTACAGTTTCTCCTTTAAATTAACTAAAGGTGATAGAGAGAAAACGAAAGAAATTGTCCAGCAAGTCTTTCTCCGAATTTGGACAGTGAAACGGCCCTACAACCCGCTGCAAGGCAAATTTGTAAACTGGCTGCTCACCATTACCCGAAACATTGCCATTGATAGTATACGAAAAGAACAAAAACAGCCTGGGAGTGTCCAGCTTGAGCCTAATGAATGGGGGCAAATGGAGGATCAGGAAACAGAAAGTGTACCTCTGCAAGTTTCAAAAAGTCTATTAAAGCAGCAAATTCAAGAAGCCAAGCAACATCTTTCCGAACCACAGCAGCGCCTCATCAATTTATTGTACTGGGAAGGCTATTCCTTAAGTGAAATTGCGAAAATGGAACAAAAACCACTTGGTACCATTAAAAGCCGGCTGCATCAAACATTAAAAATACTTCGTAAATATTTCAGTAAAGAAACAGGAGGTGTTCAGCATGGAAGATAA
- a CDS encoding YeiH family protein, whose translation MGSQSARAISLNEQAGQQQKKPQPKPSLALWLGGIAFTVVIAAIGYVLAKVPGFDRVGPLACAIVIAVMYRQFFGYPEKIRAGIQFSSKRFLRFAIILYGLKLNIDIVLHQGLGLLARDIGVIAFAILFTVWLGKLLKAENSLVLLLGVGTGVCGAAAIAAVSPIIKAKDEDTAIGIGIIALVGTIFSITYTILRPFLPLSAIDYGIWSGISLHEIAHVALAGAPAGPDGLAIALLAKLGRVLLLVPLCFILMYWVKRKSSSSAGDSKIEFPWFLIGFILMSLFGSYVLGKSIPFSKTAMDGVANATTFILTTAMVGLGLNVNLKDLRTKAARPLIAMLITSVILSIVTFFIA comes from the coding sequence ATGGGGAGTCAGAGTGCAAGAGCTATCTCATTAAACGAACAGGCAGGCCAGCAGCAAAAAAAGCCGCAGCCCAAACCTTCCTTAGCGTTATGGTTAGGAGGAATCGCCTTTACTGTTGTCATCGCGGCAATCGGTTACGTATTAGCAAAAGTTCCCGGCTTTGATCGTGTCGGCCCGCTTGCATGTGCCATTGTGATTGCAGTCATGTATCGGCAATTTTTCGGTTATCCCGAAAAAATTCGAGCGGGGATTCAATTTTCTTCGAAACGCTTTTTACGTTTTGCAATTATTTTATACGGGTTAAAACTGAATATTGATATCGTGCTTCATCAAGGACTTGGTCTGCTTGCACGTGATATTGGTGTGATTGCCTTTGCGATATTATTTACCGTATGGCTGGGAAAATTACTGAAAGCTGAAAACTCTCTTGTCCTGCTCCTTGGGGTCGGAACTGGAGTGTGCGGGGCAGCAGCGATTGCAGCCGTATCACCAATTATCAAAGCAAAGGATGAAGATACCGCTATCGGTATAGGAATTATTGCACTTGTTGGGACGATTTTTTCCATTACCTATACGATTCTAAGGCCTTTTCTCCCGTTATCAGCGATAGATTATGGCATCTGGAGCGGAATCAGCCTCCACGAAATTGCCCATGTCGCTTTAGCTGGAGCTCCGGCAGGTCCGGATGGATTAGCCATTGCCCTTTTGGCAAAATTGGGCCGGGTGCTGTTACTTGTTCCTTTATGCTTTATCTTAATGTATTGGGTAAAAAGAAAAAGTTCAAGCAGTGCTGGAGATTCGAAAATTGAATTTCCTTGGTTCCTGATTGGCTTTATTTTGATGAGTTTGTTTGGAAGCTATGTTCTTGGCAAATCCATTCCATTTTCAAAAACTGCCATGGATGGCGTTGCCAATGCTACGACCTTTATTTTGACAACTGCAATGGTTGGTCTCGGATTGAATGTAAACTTAAAGGACCTGCGGACTAAAGCGGCCCGGCCGTTGATTGCGATGTTGATTACGTCGGTCATCCTCTCCATTGTTACATTTTTTATTGCTTAA
- a CDS encoding Zn-dependent hydrolase, translated as MQKQKLLINGERLKQELERFADFGRTKHNGVTRLSLSDEDCRVREYFRSCCEELGMTVKVDDMGCMYATLAGAEDKPPILIGSHLDTVKKGGRFDGVLGVVTGLEVVRTIVENNLKPRIPITIVNFTNEEGARFEPSMMASGVLSGKFDKADMVKKADSEGVTFGEALKASGYEGEAENRLKEATAFLELHIEQGPILEKEALTIGVVECVVGMACYEIEVTGESDHAGTTPMNMRKDALFATNNLINEIRKHLSAMDEELVFTIGRVNVYPSIHTVIPNKVVFTLEARHKDMEIVNAVKDFIQSLPHLGVNEGCEVKTTKLWNRDTVWFAPQICDTLEQSAESLGFSHKRMVSGAGHDAQFIAGYVPTAMLFVPSINGKSHCEEELTTWEDCEKGVNVVLDTVLTLLSK; from the coding sequence ATGCAAAAACAAAAACTATTGATTAATGGGGAAAGACTGAAACAAGAGTTGGAAAGGTTTGCTGACTTTGGCAGGACAAAACATAATGGGGTTACAAGGTTGTCCTTATCAGATGAGGATTGCCGTGTCAGGGAGTACTTCCGGAGTTGCTGCGAAGAATTGGGGATGACGGTCAAGGTCGACGATATGGGCTGTATGTATGCAACACTAGCTGGTGCCGAGGATAAACCGCCGATTTTGATTGGCTCTCATCTGGATACGGTAAAAAAGGGCGGCCGCTTTGATGGTGTTTTGGGAGTTGTAACCGGGTTAGAAGTGGTTCGAACGATCGTTGAAAATAACCTGAAACCGCGCATTCCAATTACAATTGTAAATTTTACAAATGAAGAAGGCGCAAGGTTTGAACCTTCAATGATGGCTTCAGGTGTCCTTTCCGGCAAGTTCGATAAAGCGGATATGGTAAAAAAAGCTGATTCAGAGGGTGTTACCTTTGGGGAGGCACTGAAGGCGAGCGGGTACGAGGGGGAAGCCGAGAACCGTTTGAAAGAAGCGACTGCCTTTTTGGAATTGCATATTGAGCAAGGACCGATTTTAGAAAAAGAAGCTTTGACTATCGGTGTTGTGGAATGTGTTGTCGGGATGGCTTGTTATGAAATAGAAGTAACCGGCGAATCGGATCATGCCGGGACCACTCCAATGAACATGAGAAAGGACGCTCTGTTTGCGACCAATAACTTAATTAACGAAATCCGCAAACACTTAAGTGCAATGGACGAAGAATTAGTTTTCACCATTGGCAGAGTGAACGTATATCCGAGCATCCATACAGTGATTCCAAATAAGGTTGTGTTTACACTTGAAGCACGACACAAGGATATGGAAATCGTCAACGCCGTGAAGGATTTCATTCAAAGCCTGCCGCATTTAGGCGTTAACGAGGGCTGCGAGGTCAAGACGACCAAATTATGGAATCGGGATACGGTTTGGTTCGCACCGCAAATTTGTGATACGTTAGAACAATCAGCAGAGTCACTTGGTTTTTCTCATAAAAGAATGGTCTCAGGCGCCGGTCATGACGCGCAATTTATTGCCGGCTATGTCCCAACAGCGATGCTGTTTGTTCCGAGTATTAACGGAAAAAGCCATTGTGAAGAAGAACTTACGACCTGGGAAGATTGTGAAAAAGGGGTAAATGTAGTGTTAGATACAGTCTTAACATTATTATCAAAATAA
- a CDS encoding substrate-binding domain-containing protein, which yields MGGRFLLLLFNFGVIPFVLSIVAFTLMTTGLDDIMIAALLPLIIGGFLAGYFISKKRAQSGRLPELFTLFLLPLAFTAVLWAVFMLISGGFFGANTWLFYCLLHLALAPIYFIAMFSGEGRLFLWAPLAYELAFVGGVLAVMIMSKMRPIFNLKQQLLVLTVFFLAMGTGEAVKWQRSQTVLPSYGFKYGGGYSSTDLTPYEVTNPDNKLPKLTEASTFTIKNPSEMPILDGAEAAFPVYSAFANAAYEDIGKVMGEKGEVVSFTNTIYAYERLLSGDVDIYFGAVPSKEQLEMAKKDGKELVMTPIGKEAFVFFVNPSNQVSSLKVSEIKEIYSGKMKNWSEVGGKNKKIIAFQRPKNSGSQTLLEKIMGDTPIMKPLKEDVPEGMGGIIEQVADYRNYDNSIGFSFRFFAIGMKEKPDIKLLAINGVEPNPENIASGKYPFTASLYAITVKGNPKQTIQPFLEWMQGPQGQEIVERIGYIKAAE from the coding sequence ATGGGAGGAAGATTTTTGCTTTTGTTATTTAATTTCGGTGTAATTCCTTTTGTGTTGTCTATCGTTGCATTTACCTTAATGACCACGGGACTGGATGATATTATGATTGCTGCACTTTTGCCTCTAATTATCGGCGGTTTTCTCGCAGGATATTTCATCAGTAAGAAGCGGGCTCAGTCTGGCAGATTGCCGGAACTTTTCACTCTCTTCCTTTTGCCGCTCGCCTTTACAGCTGTATTATGGGCCGTGTTTATGCTGATCAGCGGCGGGTTTTTCGGGGCAAATACCTGGCTTTTCTATTGCCTTCTTCACCTGGCACTGGCACCTATCTATTTTATCGCGATGTTTTCCGGTGAGGGAAGATTATTTCTATGGGCACCGCTCGCTTATGAGTTAGCATTTGTTGGAGGGGTATTGGCTGTAATGATAATGAGCAAGATGCGGCCAATCTTTAATTTAAAGCAGCAGCTGCTGGTATTGACTGTGTTTTTTCTTGCGATGGGTACCGGTGAAGCAGTTAAATGGCAGCGCAGTCAAACCGTTTTGCCATCCTATGGTTTTAAATATGGCGGCGGCTACTCTAGTACGGACTTAACGCCTTATGAAGTGACGAATCCAGATAATAAGCTGCCAAAGCTGACGGAGGCATCGACATTTACAATCAAGAACCCAAGCGAGATGCCGATTTTAGATGGGGCTGAAGCGGCCTTTCCGGTTTACTCGGCATTTGCCAATGCAGCCTATGAGGATATTGGAAAAGTGATGGGGGAGAAGGGAGAGGTAGTCAGTTTTACCAATACCATTTATGCCTATGAACGCCTATTATCCGGTGATGTAGATATTTACTTCGGCGCCGTTCCGTCGAAAGAGCAGCTGGAAATGGCGAAGAAGGATGGGAAAGAACTTGTCATGACTCCAATTGGCAAGGAAGCCTTTGTCTTCTTTGTCAATCCTAGTAATCAAGTTAGTAGCTTAAAGGTTTCTGAGATTAAAGAGATTTACTCTGGCAAAATGAAAAATTGGTCCGAGGTTGGCGGGAAGAATAAGAAAATTATTGCTTTTCAGCGTCCAAAAAACTCCGGCAGCCAAACACTTTTGGAAAAAATTATGGGTGATACACCAATTATGAAGCCTCTAAAGGAAGATGTACCTGAAGGGATGGGCGGAATTATTGAACAGGTAGCAGATTATCGCAATTATGATAATTCAATTGGCTTTTCATTCCGTTTCTTTGCAATTGGGATGAAGGAAAAACCAGACATTAAACTGCTGGCCATTAATGGGGTGGAACCAAATCCCGAAAACATTGCGAGCGGGAAATACCCCTTCACCGCCTCCCTCTACGCAATTACGGTGAAAGGCAACCCAAAACAGACAATACAACCATTCTTAGAGTGGATGCAGGGACCACAAGGGCAAGAGATAGTTGAAAGAATTGGCTACATTAAAGCTGCTGAGTAG
- the atoD gene encoding acetate CoA-transferase subunit alpha, giving the protein MNKIISIEEASSMFSDGMTIMAGGFMGVGTPQALVNAMLEAEVKDITLIANDTAFVETGVGPLIVNKRVKKVIASHIGTNPETGRQMIAGEMEVELVPQGTLAERVRAGGAGLGGVLTPTGVGTVVEEGKEKIMVDGQEYLLEKPLRAEVALLKAFKADRAGNLIYHRSARNFNPLMALAADTVIVQVEQLVEVGEIDPDEVMTPGILVDKIFVQGGCQS; this is encoded by the coding sequence GTGAATAAAATCATTTCAATTGAAGAAGCTTCATCAATGTTTTCGGACGGAATGACCATTATGGCAGGTGGATTTATGGGAGTGGGTACACCACAGGCACTTGTCAATGCCATGCTTGAAGCAGAGGTTAAGGATATTACTTTGATTGCGAATGACACCGCTTTCGTCGAAACCGGCGTAGGGCCATTAATTGTAAACAAACGGGTAAAGAAAGTAATTGCCTCCCATATCGGAACGAACCCGGAAACAGGCCGGCAAATGATTGCTGGTGAAATGGAAGTGGAGCTTGTTCCCCAGGGAACACTTGCGGAACGTGTACGTGCCGGGGGGGCCGGTCTTGGCGGGGTATTGACCCCGACAGGTGTTGGAACGGTTGTTGAAGAGGGGAAAGAAAAGATTATGGTCGATGGACAGGAGTATCTGCTCGAAAAACCACTGCGTGCAGAAGTTGCCCTTCTTAAGGCATTTAAAGCAGATAGAGCGGGAAATTTGATTTATCATCGATCCGCTCGGAACTTCAATCCGTTGATGGCGTTGGCTGCTGATACTGTGATTGTTCAGGTGGAGCAGCTTGTGGAAGTCGGCGAGATTGACCCGGATGAGGTTATGACCCCAGGAATCCTAGTTGATAAAATTTTTGTTCAGGGAGGATGTCAATCATGA
- a CDS encoding 3-oxoacid CoA-transferase subunit B: protein MNSTLVNPKQLIAARVAKELKDGDVVNLGIGLPTMVPNFLPEDVNVILQSENGYIGLGPLEGEIDPDLVNAGGQHSSILPGGAFFDSLFSFELIRGGHVDVTVLGGLEVDAKGNLANWMVPGKMVPGMGGAMDLVTGAKKVIVAMEHMAKNGSSKVLEQCRLPLTGKSVVDLIVTELAVFCVTDEGLVLEELQEGADLATVREKTEAAFIVSPRLKIQEESIHA from the coding sequence ATGAACAGCACGCTCGTAAATCCAAAGCAATTAATCGCTGCCCGAGTAGCGAAGGAATTGAAGGACGGGGATGTAGTCAACCTGGGAATCGGATTGCCAACGATGGTGCCGAACTTTCTGCCAGAGGACGTCAACGTGATCCTTCAATCGGAGAATGGCTATATTGGCCTCGGACCCTTGGAAGGAGAGATTGACCCTGATTTAGTCAATGCCGGTGGACAGCATTCCAGTATTCTTCCTGGTGGTGCTTTTTTCGACAGTCTTTTCTCATTCGAATTAATCCGTGGGGGGCATGTGGACGTAACTGTTCTAGGCGGATTAGAAGTAGATGCAAAAGGAAATCTTGCCAATTGGATGGTTCCTGGAAAAATGGTTCCCGGCATGGGCGGGGCAATGGACTTGGTCACAGGGGCGAAGAAAGTTATTGTCGCGATGGAGCATATGGCCAAAAATGGATCGTCAAAAGTACTTGAACAATGCCGTTTGCCCCTTACCGGAAAAAGTGTTGTCGATTTGATTGTCACGGAATTAGCTGTTTTTTGCGTAACTGACGAAGGATTGGTTCTAGAAGAACTTCAAGAGGGTGCTGATTTAGCGACGGTAAGGGAAAAAACAGAGGCAGCGTTTATTGTTAGCCCTAGATTAAAAATACAGGAGGAATCGATTCATGCGTGA
- a CDS encoding acetyl-CoA C-acetyltransferase, producing MRDVVIVSAVRTAIGSFMGTLSNTPAVELGALVIKEALNHAGIKGDQVDEVVMGNVLQAGLGQGPARQAAMKAGLPIEVSSMAINKLCGSGLKAVHLATQAIQTGEAEIVVAGGMENMSLAPYLLTDGRTGYRMGDGKIIDSMIQDGLQCALNSCHMGVTAENIAEQYGLSREEQDAFSAWSQQKAEAAINEGKFKDEIVPVVIPQRKGEPIVFETDEFPRAGVTAEKLAKLKPAFKKEGTVTAGNASGINDGAAALVLMSREKASELGIKPMAVIRGNGTAGVDPKIMGIGPVPATKKALEKAGLTMEEIDLVEANEAFAAQSLAVERELQIANEKLNVNGGAIALGHPIGASGARVLVTLLHEMKRRDARFGLAALCIGGGQGIATIVEME from the coding sequence ATGCGTGATGTTGTAATTGTAAGCGCTGTTCGGACAGCCATTGGCAGTTTTATGGGGACTTTAAGTAATACCCCTGCCGTAGAGTTAGGTGCACTGGTAATCAAGGAAGCGTTAAACCATGCGGGCATAAAAGGCGACCAAGTGGATGAAGTGGTAATGGGAAATGTTCTTCAAGCCGGCCTTGGCCAAGGCCCTGCCCGCCAAGCTGCTATGAAAGCAGGCTTGCCCATAGAGGTTTCTTCGATGGCCATCAATAAACTCTGCGGCTCTGGATTAAAGGCCGTGCATCTCGCCACTCAGGCGATTCAAACCGGGGAGGCTGAAATTGTTGTCGCCGGCGGAATGGAAAATATGAGTCTAGCACCTTACCTATTGACGGATGGCCGGACTGGATACAGGATGGGCGATGGGAAAATCATCGACAGTATGATACAGGATGGTTTGCAATGTGCCTTGAATTCCTGCCATATGGGGGTGACAGCAGAAAATATCGCGGAGCAGTATGGCTTAAGCCGAGAAGAACAGGATGCGTTTTCTGCTTGGAGCCAGCAAAAGGCAGAAGCAGCAATCAACGAAGGGAAGTTCAAGGATGAGATCGTTCCCGTCGTGATTCCACAGCGAAAGGGCGAGCCTATCGTTTTTGAAACAGATGAATTTCCACGTGCCGGGGTAACAGCCGAAAAGCTTGCAAAACTAAAGCCTGCTTTTAAAAAGGAAGGAACCGTTACAGCTGGAAATGCCTCTGGTATAAATGATGGGGCGGCCGCGCTAGTCCTAATGAGCAGGGAAAAGGCAAGCGAACTAGGCATTAAACCAATGGCGGTAATCCGCGGCAATGGCACGGCTGGAGTGGACCCGAAAATAATGGGCATTGGGCCCGTGCCTGCTACTAAAAAGGCTTTGGAAAAGGCAGGACTGACAATGGAGGAGATAGACTTAGTCGAAGCAAACGAAGCCTTTGCCGCGCAGTCGCTGGCAGTCGAACGTGAACTGCAAATTGCAAATGAAAAGCTAAATGTCAATGGCGGTGCCATTGCCTTAGGTCACCCGATTGGTGCCAGTGGTGCACGGGTACTTGTCACCTTACTGCACGAGATGAAACGCCGGGATGCACGTTTCGGGCTGGCAGCACTTTGCATCGGTGGCGGTCAAGGGATTGCGACCATTGTGGAAATGGAATAA